One Amaranthus tricolor cultivar Red isolate AtriRed21 chromosome 1, ASM2621246v1, whole genome shotgun sequence DNA window includes the following coding sequences:
- the LOC130824153 gene encoding DNA replication licensing factor MCM4, with translation MASDSSPSHFNGGPSSPDDFASSPIGNTFSSPGDSGRQNRRRQRPTSSNYSTPQRSRLNPDATTPSSIGSRRRSRSRRDATPSTPLAPTPSSSEVGDGFDGDDAPPMYVWGTNISVQDVNESIVRFLKNFRDEPIDFDSGEIEGKYMRSIRRVIEIEGEWLDVDASHVFDYDPDLYNKMVRYPLEVLAIFDIVLMDIVANVKPLFEKHVQARIFNLKSSTCMRKLNPSDIEKMVSLKGMIIRCSSIIPEIREAIFKCLVCGFYTDAVVVDRGRINEPPACMREECKAKNSMTLVHNRCRFADKQIVRLQETPDEIPDGGTPHTVSLVLHDKLVDSGKPGDRVEVTGIYRAMSVRVGPTQRTVKSLFKTYIDCLHIKKTDKSRMQNEDPMEVEMGSSRDEDDVNVDYQKKVDKLKELSKVPDIYDRLTRSLAPNIWELDDVKRGLLCQLFGGSAVKLVSGASFRGDINILLVGDPGTSKSQLLQYIHKLSPRGIYTSGRGSSAVGLTAYVAKDPETGETVLESGALVLSDRGICCIDEFDKMSESARSMLHEVMEQQTVSIAKAGIIASLNARTSVLACANPSGSRYNPRLSVIDNIHLPPTLLSRFDLIYLILDKADEQTDRRLAKHIVALHFEDPETVQQDFLDLPTLTSYVSYARKHIHPRLSDEAAEELTRGYVEMRKRGNFPGSSKKVITATPRQLESLIRLSEALARMRFSEWVEKHDVNEAIRLLEVALQQSATDHSTGTIDMDLITTGISASERLRREQVLSATRNVIMDKMQLGGAAVRMLELLEYLKEQSSGGEIHLNDLRNALGTLANEGLVSVHGDSVKRI, from the exons ATGGCTTCCGATTCCTCTCCAAGCCATTTCAATGGCG GTCCTTCTTCACCAGATGATTTCGCTTCAAGTCCAATTGGTAACACATTCTCATCACCCGGTGATAGCGGTAGACAAAATCGCCGCCGACAAAGGCCTACATCGTCAAACTACTCAACCCCTCAACGGTCAAGATTAAACCCAGATGCTACTACACCTTCTTCAATTGGATCCCGCCGAAGAAGTCGTTCGAGGAGGGATGCAACTCCATCTACGCCGTTAGCCCCAACTCCGTCCTCATCTGAGGTCGGAGATGGGTTTGATGGCGATGATGCTCCTCCAATGTATGTATGGGGGACTAACATTAGTGTTCAAGATGTTAATGAATCGATTGTGAGGTTTTTGAAGAATTTTAGGGACGAACCTATTGATTTTGATAGTGGAGAGATTGAAGGAAAATATATGAGATCAATTaggagagttattgaaattgaaGGTGAATGGTTAGATGTTGATGCCAGCCATGTGTTTGATTATGATCCGGATTTGTATAACAAAATGGTTAGGTACCCACTTGAAGTATTGGCGATTTTCGATATTGTTTTGATGGATATTGTTGCTAATGTTAAACCCCTTTTTGAGAAACATGTTCAAGCAAGAATCTTTAATCTTAAGTCTTCTACTTGTATGAGGAAATTGAATCCTTCAG ATATTGAGAAGATGGTGTCTTTAAAGGGGATGATTATAAGGTGTAGCTCAATCATACCCGAAATTCGCGAGGCAATTTTCAAGTGTCTTGTTTGTGGTTTTTACACTGATGCTGTTGTTGTAGACAGAG GAAGAATTAATGAGCCTCCTGCCTGCATGAGAGAAGAATGTAAGGCAAAGAACTCTATGACACTTGTTCACAATCGATGCAG GTTTGCTGATAAGCAGATTGTGCGACTCCAAGAGACACCGGATGAGATTCCTGATGGAGGGACACCTCACACAGTTAGCTTAGTGCTGCATGACAAGCTGGTAGATTCTGGGAAGCCAGGTGACCGGGTTGAG GTAACCGGAATTTATAGGGCAATGAGTGTCCGAGTTGGACCTACACAAAGAACTGTGAAGTCGTTGTTTAAA ACTTATATTGACTGTCTCCATATAAAGAAAACGGACAAATCAAGAATGCAGAATGAAGATCCCATGGAAGTAGAGATGGGTTCAAGCAGAGATGAAGATGATGTGAATGTTGACTATCAAAAAAAG GTGGACAAATTGAAGGAGTTGTCTAAAGTGCCTGACATTTATGATCGATTAACAAGATCATTGGCACCTAATATTTGGGAGCTTGATGATGTTAAGAGAGGCCTTCTTTGTCAG CTGTTTGGTGGTAGTGCAGTGAAGTTGGTATCTGGAGCTAGTTTCCGTGGTGACATCAACATCCTTCTTGTTGGTGATCCTGGGACTAGCAAGTCACAGCTGCTTCAGTATATCCACAAGCTATCTCCTCGTGGAATATATACAAGTGGAAGAGGAAGCTCAGCTGTTGGATTGACAGCTTATGTTGCCAAAGATCCTGAAACAGGGGAAACT GTTTTGGAGAGTGGTGCCCTTGTTTTGAGTGATAGAGGAATTTGTTGCATTGATGAATTCGACAAAATGTCTGAGAGTGCACGAAGCATGTTACACGAG GTGATGGAACAACAAACAGTTTCAATTGCAAAGGCTGGAATCATTGCTTCCCTTAATGCTAGAACCTCAGTGTTGGCTTGTGCCAATCCCAGTGGTTCACGTTACAATCCTCGCTTGTCTGTTATTGACAACATACACCTTCCACCTACCTTATTGTCAAG GTTTGACTTGATATATTTGATACTTGACAAAGCTGATGAACAAACAGACAGGCGCCTTGCAAAGCATATTGTTGCACTTCATTTCGAAGATCCAGAG ACTGTACAGCAGGATTTCTTAGACCTTCCAACTTTAACTTCTTATGTGAGTTATGCTAGAAAGCATATCCATCCACGGTTATCTGATGAAGCAGCTGAAGAATTAACCCGTGGATATGTTGAGATGAGAAAAAGAGGAAACTTTCCAGGAAGTAGTAAGAAG GTAATAACTGCTACACCCAGGCAACTTGAGAGTCTGATACGACTTAGTGAAGCACTGGCTCGGATGCGTTTCTCTGAATGG GTTGAAAAGCATGATGTGAATGAAGCTATACGACTTCTGGAAGTTGCACTGCAACAATCAGCAACTGATCACTCCACAG GAACCATTGATATGGATCTCATCACAACTGGAATATCAGCAAGTGAAAGATTGAGACGCGAACAAGTATTGTCAGCTACCCGTAATGTAATAATGGATAAGATGCAACTTGGCGGAGCAGCAGTACGCATGTTAGAG CTGCTTGAATATTTAAAGGAACAGAGCTCTGGTGGTGAAATCCACCTCAATGAT CTACGGAATGCATTAGGAACCCTAGCAAATGAGGGATTGGTATCTGTTCACGGTGATAGTGTGAAAAGAATATAG